A single region of the Apodemus sylvaticus chromosome 7, mApoSyl1.1, whole genome shotgun sequence genome encodes:
- the Mbd3l1 gene encoding methyl-CpG-binding domain protein 3-like 1, giving the protein MGKTSQRKQCDCENPSKPCLNTSIPLRMSSYTFKRPVTKITSHLGNEVRYYQWEETLEKPEQAYWQKRLQGLQAYSSAGELLSTLDLTKALKDLTPKDTDASASATQANSIDPRPMPSLESSPHLLKMIPEAGPQILCKEFLVTEEDIINQERKVKIARERLAVALIAHKLANEAEKVRVSRKANLKT; this is encoded by the coding sequence ATGGGCAAAACTTCACAGAGGAAGCAATGTGACTGTGAGAACCCATCAAAGCCTTGTTTAAATACCTCAATCCCCTTGAGGATGTCTAGTTATACATTCAAGAGGCCAGTCACTAAAATCACATCCCATCTGGGCAATGAGGTAAGATACTATCAGTGGGAGGAGACCTTGGAGAAGCCAGAACAAGCCTACTGGCAGAAGAGACTTCAAGGACTCCAGGCCTACAGCAGTGCAGGAGAACTTTTGAGCACGTTAGACCTTACCAAGGCTTTGAAAGACCTCACACCTAAAGACACAGATGCCTCTGCTTCAGCTACTCAAGCCAACAGCATTGACCCCAGACCCATGCCCAGCCTTGAGTCATCTccacatttgttgaagatgattcCAGAAGCAGGCCCGCAGATTCTTTGCAAAGAATTTCTGGTCACAGAAGAGGATATTATCAACcaggaaagaaaagtgaaaatagcAAGAGAAAGACTGGCAGTGGCGCTGATTGCACACAAGCTAGCAAATGAGGCAGAAAAAGTGAGAGTGTCAAGGAAGGCAAACTTAAAAACATAA